A window of the bacterium genome harbors these coding sequences:
- the atpH gene encoding ATP synthase F1 subunit delta — protein MKDRRVAKRYAVALFELALELGKVEEIDAQCLQLEEVFADKALQRFFSQPQIRMSDKRAFLEKVFRQSVHPAVFRTLELLLEKGRMGVAEIVFDYFDILTDRFRGIEEVRLVTAVEADQDYVDRLVAKLRKFTKYPDLRVRTEVDSGIIGGAKVYLGRHTVIDGTIASRLKQMHEALLIYQH, from the coding sequence ATGAAAGACCGCCGTGTGGCAAAGCGGTACGCGGTGGCGCTGTTCGAGCTGGCGCTCGAACTGGGCAAGGTCGAGGAGATCGACGCGCAGTGCCTGCAACTGGAAGAGGTGTTTGCGGACAAAGCGCTGCAGCGGTTCTTTTCGCAGCCGCAGATACGCATGTCGGACAAGCGCGCTTTCCTGGAAAAGGTCTTCCGCCAGTCCGTTCATCCCGCGGTGTTCCGCACATTGGAGCTGCTTCTCGAAAAGGGCAGAATGGGCGTGGCCGAGATCGTCTTCGACTATTTCGACATTCTGACCGACCGGTTCCGCGGCATCGAGGAAGTGAGGCTGGTCACCGCCGTTGAAGCGGACCAGGATTACGTAGATCGGCTGGTCGCGAAACTGCGCAAATTCACTAAATATCCGGACTTGCGCGTCAGGACCGAAGTGGATTCAGGAATCATAGGCGGAGCGAAAGTTTACCTGGGGCGCCACACCGTGATTGACGGCACGATCGCATCCCGGCTCAAGCAGATGCATGAGGCGCTCCTGATTTACCAGCATTGA
- the atpF gene encoding F0F1 ATP synthase subunit B, with the protein MGELVSINQLIWHIVAFILFAIVLYRMAWKPILGMIDARKDAIDRSFGEAEAKQAAAVKLQEEYELKLREIQEEATRRIQDAIKRGEEIAAEIKSGAEAEREKLLAKAAADVERAREIARAELRNEVVNLTFAVSEKLLKDPSVLDRKAHLGLLERYLGEVESVR; encoded by the coding sequence GTGGGCGAACTTGTAAGCATCAATCAACTTATCTGGCACATCGTCGCGTTCATCCTGTTCGCGATCGTGCTTTACCGGATGGCTTGGAAGCCGATCCTCGGCATGATCGACGCGCGCAAGGACGCGATCGACCGCTCCTTCGGCGAGGCGGAGGCCAAGCAGGCGGCCGCCGTCAAGCTCCAGGAGGAGTACGAGTTGAAGCTGCGCGAAATCCAGGAGGAGGCCACCCGGCGCATCCAGGACGCGATAAAGCGCGGCGAGGAAATCGCGGCCGAAATCAAGTCCGGCGCCGAGGCCGAACGCGAAAAGCTGCTGGCGAAAGCCGCGGCGGACGTGGAGCGGGCGCGGGAAATCGCGCGCGCGGAGCTGCGCAACGAAGTCGTCAACCTGACGTTCGCGGTGTCGGAAAAGCTGCTCAAGGATCCGTCCGTACTCGACCGCAAGGCGCATCTGGGGCTGCTTGAGCGCTACCTCGGTGAGGTGGAGAGCGTCCGATGA
- a CDS encoding F0F1 ATP synthase subunit epsilon, whose product MSIGRNFKVEILEPDGKYVELAPGDRFSGLATDLVFPALDGFAGIKPGHAQMLAGVGIGDLMIIEDRAEGGPRVLHFAISGGLLEVADGGDVTVYADSIEYAGAIDCERARESEERARKRLESKESGTDEERARAALLRALNREEIAKKYGRR is encoded by the coding sequence ATGAGCATCGGGCGCAACTTCAAGGTGGAAATACTGGAGCCGGACGGAAAGTACGTCGAGCTTGCGCCGGGCGACCGGTTCAGCGGGCTGGCGACCGACCTCGTTTTTCCCGCGCTGGACGGATTTGCAGGGATAAAGCCCGGCCACGCACAAATGCTGGCCGGAGTGGGCATCGGCGACTTGATGATTATCGAGGACCGGGCGGAGGGCGGGCCGCGCGTCCTGCACTTCGCGATCAGCGGCGGGCTTTTGGAAGTCGCGGACGGCGGCGACGTGACCGTTTACGCGGATTCGATCGAATACGCGGGCGCGATCGACTGCGAGCGCGCCCGAGAGTCCGAAGAGCGCGCGCGCAAGCGCCTGGAATCGAAGGAGAGCGGCACCGACGAGGAACGCGCGCGCGCGGCGCTTCTTCGCGCACTCAACCGCGAGGAGATCGCTAAGAAGTACGGGAGGCGGTAG
- the atpB gene encoding F0F1 ATP synthase subunit A — protein sequence MVLASEQGHEVAGAAEHAAHAAHEGGHHVPELPNVFVVLKDLGVIHADKFTIFGRELSLTDITFISYSILIMLTIIAWIAIARGGMKMRPTGRLYIVTEMFLGGLRDFFGGVLGKHEVNKHIWLIGTLFVYILFQNLNGIVPLGFATSASLSMNLAMATIVFFYVQYVGISRNGFGGWFKHLLGSPTDAITWGLSPLFLILHILEELIRPISLSLRLFGNILGKDILLGVFIGLISIPIVGWFKLMIPLHWPFLFLALLLSVIQALIFSMLTAVYILLVLPHGEHH from the coding sequence ATGGTTCTCGCAAGTGAGCAAGGTCACGAGGTAGCCGGAGCGGCGGAACACGCCGCGCATGCCGCGCACGAAGGCGGCCACCACGTACCCGAGCTTCCCAACGTTTTCGTCGTCTTGAAAGACCTCGGTGTGATTCACGCCGATAAATTCACAATCTTCGGCCGCGAACTTTCGCTCACCGACATCACTTTCATTTCATACAGCATCCTCATCATGCTCACGATAATCGCTTGGATTGCGATCGCGCGCGGCGGGATGAAGATGCGCCCGACCGGCAGGCTTTACATCGTCACCGAGATGTTTCTGGGCGGATTGCGCGACTTTTTCGGCGGCGTTCTGGGCAAGCACGAGGTCAACAAGCACATCTGGCTGATCGGAACGCTGTTCGTTTACATCCTGTTTCAGAATTTGAACGGAATCGTCCCGCTCGGCTTCGCGACCTCCGCAAGCCTTTCAATGAACCTCGCGATGGCGACGATCGTGTTCTTTTACGTGCAGTACGTAGGCATTTCGCGAAACGGATTCGGAGGATGGTTCAAGCACCTTCTCGGCAGCCCGACCGATGCCATCACATGGGGTCTCTCGCCGCTTTTTCTCATCCTTCACATTCTCGAAGAGCTGATAAGACCAATAAGCCTGTCGCTTCGTCTATTCGGCAACATCCTGGGAAAGGATATTCTTCTGGGCGTTTTCATCGGACTCATTTCCATTCCGATTGTCGGATGGTTCAAGCTGATGATTCCGCTTCATTGGCCGTTTTTGTTTCTCGCGCTTTTGCTTTCGGTGATACAGGCGCTGATTTTCAGCATGCTCACCGCGGTTTACATATTGCTTGTACTTCCCCACGGGGAACACCATTAG
- a CDS encoding F0F1 ATP synthase subunit alpha: MSIRPEEISSILKAEIATYQGELTMEDRGIVLSVGDGIAQVYGLEKCMAAEKLEFPHGVAGIALNLEEENVGVVLMGHDQLVKEGDEVRRTGEIIQVPVGDAIIGRVINPLGEPLDGKGVIATHEKRPIEKRADGVVQRQPVKEPLQTGLKAIDSMIPIGRGQRELIIGDRGTGKTAIAVDTIINQRDTDVLCIYVAIGQKSSTVARVIDRFQKEGAMEYTTVVVAGATDPAPLQYIAPYAGCAMGEHFLYNNKHVLVVYDDLTKHAQAYRQLSLLLRRPPGREAYPGDVFYLHSRLLERAIKLKRGGSLTALPIIETQAGDVSAYIPTNVISITDGQIYLESDLFYQGVRPAVNVGLSVSRVGGNAQTRMMKKVAGSLRLDLAQYRELAAFAQFGSELDKSTQMQLTRGERMVELLKQPQYAPIPVEEQIAVIYSGTEGYLDGYPVKDVQRYAQEFVAFLKDKHPIIFQTFKEVAALEGEDRKLTDQFEDREEAAAKGQSSAHAEAETIKSKIKENNDLIKKKMDELFAGLAKACKEFAGIFKPSEAMAE, encoded by the coding sequence GTGAGCATCAGACCCGAAGAAATATCGAGCATTCTCAAGGCCGAAATCGCCACCTACCAGGGCGAGCTGACGATGGAAGACCGCGGCATAGTGCTTTCCGTCGGCGACGGCATCGCGCAGGTGTACGGGCTTGAGAAGTGCATGGCGGCGGAAAAGCTGGAATTCCCGCACGGAGTCGCGGGAATCGCGCTCAACCTTGAAGAAGAGAACGTGGGCGTGGTTCTGATGGGCCATGACCAGCTCGTCAAGGAAGGCGACGAAGTGCGGCGCACGGGCGAGATCATCCAGGTTCCGGTCGGCGACGCGATCATCGGGCGCGTAATCAACCCGCTCGGCGAGCCGCTGGACGGCAAGGGCGTCATTGCCACGCACGAAAAGCGGCCCATCGAAAAACGCGCGGACGGCGTCGTACAGCGCCAGCCGGTCAAGGAGCCGCTCCAAACGGGACTTAAGGCGATTGACTCAATGATCCCGATCGGCCGCGGCCAGCGCGAGCTGATAATCGGCGACCGCGGCACCGGCAAAACCGCGATCGCGGTGGACACGATTATCAACCAGCGCGACACCGACGTGCTTTGCATTTATGTCGCGATCGGCCAGAAAAGCTCGACCGTCGCGCGCGTCATCGACCGCTTCCAGAAGGAAGGCGCGATGGAGTACACCACGGTCGTCGTCGCGGGCGCGACCGACCCCGCGCCGCTGCAGTACATCGCGCCTTACGCGGGATGCGCGATGGGAGAGCACTTCTTGTACAACAACAAGCACGTTTTGGTTGTGTACGACGACCTGACCAAGCATGCACAGGCGTACCGCCAGCTTTCGCTGCTGTTGCGCCGTCCGCCGGGCCGCGAGGCGTATCCGGGCGACGTGTTCTATCTGCATTCGAGATTGCTGGAGCGGGCGATCAAGCTGAAGCGCGGCGGGAGTCTCACCGCGCTGCCGATTATCGAAACCCAGGCGGGCGACGTGTCCGCGTACATCCCCACGAACGTGATTTCGATTACCGACGGCCAGATTTATCTCGAATCGGATTTGTTCTACCAGGGCGTTCGCCCCGCCGTGAACGTCGGCCTGTCGGTATCCCGCGTCGGCGGAAATGCCCAAACCCGAATGATGAAGAAAGTCGCGGGCTCGTTGCGCCTCGACCTCGCGCAGTACCGCGAGCTTGCCGCGTTCGCGCAGTTCGGCAGCGAGTTGGACAAATCCACGCAGATGCAGCTCACCCGAGGCGAGCGAATGGTCGAGCTGCTCAAGCAGCCGCAGTATGCTCCAATCCCGGTCGAAGAACAGATTGCCGTGATATATTCCGGCACGGAGGGATACCTGGACGGATATCCCGTAAAGGACGTGCAGCGCTACGCCCAGGAGTTTGTGGCTTTTCTCAAGGACAAGCATCCGATTATTTTCCAAACCTTCAAGGAAGTGGCGGCTCTTGAAGGCGAGGATCGCAAGTTGACAGACCAGTTCGAAGATCGCGAGGAAGCCGCGGCCAAGGGGCAGTCGTCCGCGCACGCGGAGGCGGAGACGATTAAGTCCAAGATCAAGGAAAACAACGACTTAATCAAGAAAAAGATGGACGAGCTCTTTGCCGGTTTGGCCAAGGCTTGCAAGGAGTTCGCGGGAATATTCAAACCAAGCGAGGCGATGGCGGAGTAG
- the atpD gene encoding F0F1 ATP synthase subunit beta has protein sequence MSTQVSTAFATEQSRLKKGRIAQIIGPTLDVEFSDGHLPEIFNAIEVFNPATNTLIVSEVAQHLGNNMVRAISMTSTDGLVRGMEVTDTGKPIAVPVGKKCLGRLIDVTGNPIDELGEIAADEYWPIHREAPMLKDQNVEIEVLETGLKVVDLLAPYLKGGKIGLFGGAGVGKTVLIQELIRNIATEHSGFSVFGGVGERTREGNDLWREMKESGVIKNTVMVFGQMNEPPGARLRVGLSALTIAEYFRDREGLDVLLFIDNIFRFVQAGSEVSALLGRLPSAVGYQPSLATEMGELQERITSTKNGSVTSIQAIYVPADDYTDPAPATTFAHLDATTNLSRPIAELGIYPAVDPLDSTSRILDPAVVGLEHYTVARTTQQILQRFKDLQDIIAILGMEELSEDDKIAVARARRIQRFLSQPNFVAEQFTGKPGRYVPLKKTVESFRTLIDGKCDHIPEKYFMYVGDISEVFEHYEEDKAKGLV, from the coding sequence ATGAGTACGCAAGTTTCAACTGCATTCGCAACGGAGCAGTCCCGGCTCAAAAAAGGTCGGATCGCGCAGATAATCGGCCCGACGCTGGACGTCGAGTTTTCGGACGGCCACCTGCCGGAGATTTTCAACGCAATCGAAGTTTTTAATCCGGCCACCAACACGCTGATCGTCAGCGAGGTCGCGCAGCACCTCGGAAACAACATGGTGCGCGCGATATCGATGACGTCCACCGACGGGCTGGTCCGCGGTATGGAAGTAACCGACACAGGCAAGCCGATAGCGGTGCCTGTGGGCAAGAAGTGCCTGGGGCGCTTGATCGATGTGACTGGAAATCCGATAGACGAGCTTGGCGAAATCGCGGCCGATGAGTACTGGCCGATTCATCGCGAAGCGCCGATGCTCAAGGATCAGAATGTGGAAATTGAAGTTCTGGAAACCGGATTGAAGGTCGTGGATTTGCTGGCGCCTTATCTGAAGGGAGGAAAAATCGGGCTGTTCGGCGGCGCGGGAGTCGGCAAGACGGTTCTCATCCAGGAGCTGATCCGCAACATCGCGACCGAGCACAGCGGTTTTTCCGTTTTCGGCGGGGTGGGCGAGCGCACGCGCGAGGGCAACGACCTGTGGCGCGAGATGAAGGAATCCGGCGTAATCAAGAACACGGTCATGGTGTTCGGCCAAATGAACGAGCCGCCGGGAGCGCGGTTGCGCGTGGGGCTTTCCGCACTGACCATCGCGGAATACTTCCGCGACCGCGAAGGTCTGGACGTGCTTCTTTTCATTGACAACATTTTCCGTTTCGTCCAGGCGGGCAGCGAAGTTTCCGCGCTTCTCGGCAGGCTCCCCAGCGCGGTCGGCTACCAGCCGTCGCTCGCGACCGAAATGGGCGAGCTGCAGGAGCGCATCACTTCCACCAAGAACGGCTCGGTCACTTCGATACAGGCGATTTACGTGCCCGCCGACGACTATACCGATCCCGCTCCCGCGACGACGTTCGCTCATCTGGATGCGACTACCAACCTTTCGCGCCCCATCGCGGAGCTGGGAATTTATCCCGCGGTCGATCCGCTCGATTCCACGTCGCGAATTCTCGATCCCGCGGTGGTCGGTTTGGAGCATTACACGGTGGCGCGCACGACGCAGCAAATCCTGCAGCGGTTCAAAGACCTTCAGGACATCATCGCCATTCTGGGAATGGAAGAGCTTTCGGAAGACGACAAAATCGCGGTTGCGCGCGCGCGGCGCATCCAGCGCTTCCTCTCTCAACCGAACTTCGTGGCGGAGCAGTTCACGGGCAAGCCGGGACGCTACGTTCCTCTCAAGAAGACGGTCGAAAGCTTCCGCACGCTGATAGACGGCAAATGCGACCACATCCCGGAAAAATATTTCATGTACGTCGGCGACATTTCGGAGGTTTTCGAGCATTACGAAGAGGACAAGGCCAAGGGTCTGGTGTAA
- a CDS encoding VWA domain-containing protein, which produces MSNRFGAFSAFFALIAVSAFILAPAIPAHADGIMIPPAEIPVRDAFAIRYHRVTVEISDGLVRTRVDQEFENLTGRRIEADYVFPIPHGATLENFAMWVGGEKISGKVLPASEARKIYEDIVRQQRDPALLEYIGNDAFRARVFPIEPGEKKRVELSYTQMIKADNGLYEYVYPLNTEKFSAQMIDSVSVACKIETSAPLKTIYSPTHTISVNRQDDKRATASYEASNVRPDVDFALYYSVDSREIGASLLAYTEDSGEDGFFVATVTPRVQSESAKVIAKNFIFVLDKSGSMLDDDKISQAKDALRFVLRSLNPGDRFNVIAYSDSLWECFKSGMKTWDNKSRDEALDFVNQFEADGGTNINEALLRALEMLKAEGGSKPSYIVFLTDGLPTVGETDESRIISNVSAANKSKARLFSFGVGYDVNTHLLDKLTEANHGMTEYVRPNEDIEVKVSSLYGKISSPVLTDVTISFEGATVRELYPPQMPDLFKGNQIILTGRFKPGAGSATIKLSGKVDGNAKSFSFPVSFASRASYNFVPRIWAGRKIGYLTDEIRLHGINQELIDEIIRLSKRYGIITEYTSFLIREDDMLYAPAEEQLERASKEAQDLAMDVSGAGAVGQSATNQMLKGQAAGGQGNAAAPMAYYNAEGDEVQVTNIKYVGEQTYFLNKGYWTDSRFDPDKMQVTEIKAYSQAYFDLMAQSHELGKYLSLGEQVILVLADGTALKVSTDAGLETLPQDKQEYIGKQIASGGGNRSGGLK; this is translated from the coding sequence ATGAGCAATCGTTTTGGGGCGTTTTCCGCCTTTTTTGCATTAATCGCAGTTTCGGCGTTCATTTTGGCGCCCGCGATTCCCGCACATGCCGACGGGATAATGATCCCCCCTGCGGAAATTCCCGTGCGCGACGCGTTCGCCATCCGCTACCACCGCGTCACTGTCGAAATATCCGACGGCCTCGTGCGAACCCGCGTGGACCAGGAATTCGAGAATCTGACCGGGCGCCGCATCGAAGCGGACTATGTTTTCCCCATTCCGCACGGCGCCACTCTGGAGAATTTCGCGATGTGGGTGGGCGGCGAGAAAATTTCCGGCAAGGTGCTGCCCGCAAGCGAGGCGCGCAAGATTTACGAGGACATCGTGCGCCAGCAGCGCGATCCGGCGCTTCTCGAATACATCGGAAACGACGCGTTCCGCGCGCGCGTATTTCCAATAGAGCCGGGCGAGAAAAAGCGCGTCGAGCTTTCGTACACGCAGATGATAAAGGCGGACAACGGGCTGTACGAGTACGTTTATCCGCTCAACACGGAAAAATTCAGCGCCCAGATGATCGACTCGGTTTCCGTCGCGTGCAAGATCGAAACGTCCGCGCCGCTGAAGACGATATACTCGCCGACGCACACGATCAGCGTGAACCGCCAGGACGACAAGCGGGCTACCGCCAGCTACGAAGCTTCGAACGTGCGCCCAGACGTGGACTTCGCGCTCTACTATTCGGTTGATTCGCGCGAAATCGGTGCGAGTCTTCTGGCTTACACCGAAGACAGCGGCGAGGACGGATTTTTCGTCGCGACGGTAACGCCGCGCGTCCAGTCTGAAAGCGCGAAGGTGATAGCGAAAAACTTCATCTTCGTTCTCGACAAGAGCGGAAGCATGCTGGACGACGACAAGATATCCCAGGCCAAAGACGCGCTGCGGTTCGTGCTGCGCAGCTTGAATCCCGGCGACCGATTCAACGTGATCGCATATTCCGACTCGCTTTGGGAGTGCTTCAAGAGCGGGATGAAAACGTGGGACAACAAGAGCCGCGACGAGGCGCTGGATTTCGTAAACCAGTTCGAAGCGGACGGAGGAACCAACATCAACGAGGCGCTCCTCCGCGCGCTGGAGATGCTCAAGGCAGAGGGCGGAAGCAAGCCATCCTACATCGTGTTTTTGACGGACGGACTGCCGACCGTGGGCGAGACCGATGAAAGCAGAATAATCTCGAACGTTAGTGCTGCGAACAAATCCAAGGCGCGGTTGTTCTCGTTCGGCGTCGGATACGATGTGAACACGCATCTTTTGGACAAGCTCACCGAGGCCAACCATGGCATGACGGAATACGTACGCCCGAACGAGGACATCGAGGTCAAAGTATCCAGCCTGTACGGCAAGATTTCCAGCCCCGTTCTTACCGACGTGACCATTTCGTTCGAGGGCGCGACCGTCCGTGAGCTTTATCCGCCCCAAATGCCCGATTTGTTCAAGGGCAACCAGATTATCCTGACGGGCAGGTTCAAGCCGGGCGCCGGAAGCGCGACGATTAAGCTTTCAGGAAAGGTTGACGGAAATGCAAAGAGTTTCAGCTTTCCGGTCAGCTTCGCCTCGCGCGCGTCTTACAATTTCGTGCCGCGCATCTGGGCGGGCCGCAAAATCGGCTATCTGACGGACGAAATACGACTACACGGAATCAACCAGGAGCTGATCGACGAAATAATCCGCCTGTCCAAGCGCTACGGAATAATCACGGAGTACACAAGCTTCCTGATTCGCGAAGACGACATGCTGTACGCTCCCGCGGAAGAGCAGTTGGAGCGCGCCTCAAAAGAAGCGCAGGACTTGGCGATGGACGTCTCCGGCGCCGGCGCGGTCGGCCAGTCGGCGACCAACCAAATGCTAAAAGGCCAGGCCGCGGGCGGCCAAGGCAACGCCGCCGCGCCGATGGCTTACTACAACGCGGAAGGCGACGAAGTGCAGGTGACCAACATCAAGTACGTAGGCGAGCAGACGTACTTCCTCAACAAAGGATACTGGACCGATTCACGGTTTGATCCCGACAAGATGCAAGTGACCGAAATCAAAGCATACAGCCAGGCATATTTCGACCTAATGGCGCAGTCGCATGAGCTCGGCAAGTACCTTTCGCTCGGCGAGCAGGTTATTCTGGTGTTGGCCGACGGTACGGCGCTTAAGGTGAGCACAGACGCCGGTCTGGAAACGCTTCCTCAAGACAAGCAGGAATATATCGGAAAGCAGATTGCGTCCGGAGGCGGCAACCGATCGGGAGGACTCAAAG
- the atpE gene encoding ATP synthase F0 subunit C, with protein sequence MDLYFLGLGIAALGSGIGIGIAVNGALQAMGRQPSIQGQLQTSMIIGAAFIEALTIYALVATYLRGGG encoded by the coding sequence ATGGATCTGTATTTTCTCGGTCTGGGCATTGCGGCCCTCGGATCCGGCATCGGAATCGGCATCGCGGTCAACGGCGCCCTCCAGGCGATGGGCCGCCAGCCCTCCATCCAGGGCCAGCTTCAGACGTCGATGATCATCGGCGCGGCGTTCATCGAAGCGCTCACGATTTACGCGCTGGTTGCGACTTACCTGCGCGGCGGCGGCTAG
- the murA gene encoding UDP-N-acetylglucosamine 1-carboxyvinyltransferase: MSHLWIRGGKTLEGSVEASGSKNAALPIIAASLLVQGKVSLSRIPDLTDIRVICEMIDALGAKSSYNAAEHTLEIDASGVSGVEAPYELVEKMRASFLVLGPLVARFGEARVPLPGGCRIGVRSVDSHLTALKGLGVEIEQDKGLIVAKGKPASGELYLEMPSVGATENAIMAAVLSEGKTKVYNCAMEPEIYDLAGFLSACGARISGAGTREIEIEGVRSLHSADYTIIPDRIEAGALLIAGAATAGKVTVAGAEPEHLTALTDKLIEIGCNVVLTKDSISVDAPEKIAPTSVRTLVYPGFPTDLQPQMMTLLTRASGVSIVTETLYENRFTHVAELNRMGARIKTRGNTAIVEPMEGSLSGAPVKAYDIRGGAAMVIAGLMASGETTITGVGFIDRGHEHIERKLAMLGAEIERRDGDMYLESGEENGA; encoded by the coding sequence TTGTCCCACCTCTGGATTCGGGGGGGAAAGACCCTCGAAGGTTCGGTCGAAGCCAGCGGCAGCAAAAACGCCGCGTTGCCCATCATCGCGGCATCTCTTCTTGTGCAGGGCAAGGTTTCTCTCTCGCGCATCCCCGACCTGACCGATATCCGCGTAATCTGCGAAATGATCGACGCTCTGGGCGCGAAGTCCTCGTATAACGCGGCCGAGCATACGCTTGAAATAGACGCATCGGGAGTATCCGGCGTCGAAGCCCCGTACGAGCTTGTCGAAAAGATGCGCGCCAGCTTTCTCGTTCTCGGGCCGCTCGTCGCGCGGTTCGGCGAGGCGCGTGTGCCCCTTCCGGGCGGATGCCGCATCGGCGTGCGCTCCGTGGATTCGCATTTGACCGCTCTCAAGGGGCTGGGGGTTGAAATCGAGCAGGACAAGGGCTTGATCGTCGCGAAAGGCAAACCCGCGTCCGGCGAGCTTTACCTTGAAATGCCGTCGGTCGGCGCAACCGAAAACGCGATAATGGCCGCGGTTCTGTCGGAGGGAAAAACGAAAGTTTACAACTGCGCGATGGAGCCGGAGATTTACGACCTCGCGGGGTTTCTCTCCGCCTGCGGCGCGCGGATTTCGGGCGCGGGCACGCGCGAAATCGAAATTGAAGGCGTCCGCTCGCTGCACTCCGCCGACTATACGATTATTCCGGACAGAATCGAAGCGGGCGCGCTGCTTATCGCGGGCGCGGCGACAGCGGGAAAAGTAACGGTGGCCGGAGCCGAGCCGGAACACTTGACGGCGCTGACCGATAAACTGATCGAAATCGGCTGCAACGTCGTTTTGACCAAGGATTCGATTTCCGTGGACGCGCCGGAAAAAATAGCGCCCACATCGGTGCGCACGCTCGTGTATCCCGGATTCCCTACCGATCTCCAGCCGCAGATGATGACGCTGCTGACCCGCGCATCGGGCGTATCAATCGTCACCGAAACGCTTTACGAAAATCGTTTCACCCATGTCGCGGAGCTGAACAGGATGGGCGCGCGAATCAAAACGCGCGGAAACACCGCCATAGTCGAGCCGATGGAAGGCTCGCTTTCCGGCGCGCCGGTCAAGGCGTACGACATACGCGGCGGCGCGGCGATGGTCATCGCCGGGCTTATGGCGTCGGGCGAGACTACGATTACCGGAGTGGGATTCATTGACCGCGGCCACGAACACATCGAGCGAAAGCTGGCCATGCTCGGTGCGGAAATAGAGAGAAGGGACGGCGACATGTACCTGGAATCCGGCGAGGAGAACGGCGCCTAG
- the atpG gene encoding ATP synthase F1 subunit gamma — translation MGNNLRDIRRRIRSVKNTQQITRAMKMVAAAKFRRAEEKVEHAKRFMSRIDAILERLSPVMGQVAHPFISSGGQTENNRVLLVLLTSDKGLCGSFNSNLVKKALEHANGLTAAGRSVELFAVGKKGRDFFRRRGFKIWQYEQNPRRGPGWGMVRTIERQISAAFKAGEFAEVHVVYSDFVNVTKHIPTAVKLLPVEPPDPNTVSAPEFENVILEPKSEELVRHTLDRYLGIEILCALHVNYASENGARMVAMDNATTAAGDMIDALTLEYNKARQAAITKELLDIVGGAEAMKV, via the coding sequence ATGGGCAACAATCTACGTGACATACGGCGCAGGATAAGGAGTGTCAAGAACACTCAACAAATCACGCGCGCGATGAAGATGGTCGCGGCAGCCAAGTTCCGTCGCGCCGAGGAAAAGGTCGAGCATGCGAAGCGATTCATGAGCCGCATCGACGCGATCCTGGAGCGGCTTTCGCCTGTGATGGGCCAGGTTGCGCATCCGTTCATCTCGTCGGGCGGCCAAACGGAAAACAACCGCGTGCTGTTGGTGTTGCTCACCAGCGACAAGGGGCTTTGCGGCAGCTTCAACTCAAACCTTGTGAAAAAGGCGCTGGAGCATGCCAACGGGCTTACGGCCGCGGGCCGCTCGGTGGAGCTGTTTGCGGTCGGCAAAAAGGGGCGCGACTTTTTCCGCCGCCGCGGCTTCAAAATCTGGCAATACGAGCAGAATCCGCGCCGCGGCCCGGGCTGGGGGATGGTGCGCACCATCGAGAGGCAAATCTCGGCCGCGTTCAAGGCGGGTGAATTCGCGGAGGTTCATGTGGTTTATTCGGACTTCGTGAACGTGACGAAACACATTCCAACCGCGGTGAAGCTGCTGCCCGTCGAGCCGCCGGATCCCAACACGGTTTCCGCGCCCGAGTTCGAAAACGTGATTCTCGAGCCGAAATCCGAAGAGCTTGTCAGGCATACGCTTGATCGCTATTTGGGAATCGAAATTCTTTGCGCGCTTCACGTCAACTACGCCAGCGAGAACGGCGCCAGAATGGTGGCAATGGACAACGCAACAACCGCCGCGGGCGACATGATCGACGCGCTTACGCTTGAATACAACAAGGCCCGCCAGGCCGCGATAACGAAGGAACTTCTCGACATCGTGGGCGGGGCGGAGGCAATGAAGGTATAG